A window of the Rhizobium brockwellii genome harbors these coding sequences:
- a CDS encoding NADH:flavin oxidoreductase/NADH oxidase, producing MPSLFDQFTLKGVILRNRIAVSPMCQYSATDGVPNDWHAVHLTSLARGGAGLVNVEATAVSPEGRITPGCTGLWNDVQAEAFGPIVASIEKAGAVAGIQIGHAGRKASANRPWEGDDHIAGSDPRGWETIAPSAIAFGGGLAKVPRAMTKADIDRVRGDFVAAAIRARDIGFHWLVLHFAHGYLGQSFFSPHSNQRDDEYGGSADNRGRFLLETLAAVREVWPEDRPLTARFGVIEFDGRDQETLRDAIDLVGKFKEAGLDFIDVSLGFSTPAANIPWGPGFIAPYADQVRKATGLPGAASWNITQPEQADELIRSGQLDLVMIGKAMLANPHWPYEAARKLGVERPAWTLPAPYAHWLASYRAA from the coding sequence TTGCCCAGCTTGTTCGACCAATTCACGCTGAAAGGCGTCATCCTCCGAAACCGCATCGCGGTATCCCCTATGTGCCAATATTCCGCAACGGATGGCGTCCCGAACGACTGGCACGCCGTCCATCTCACAAGCTTGGCGCGCGGTGGCGCTGGCCTCGTCAACGTCGAAGCCACGGCTGTCTCTCCGGAGGGGCGGATCACGCCGGGCTGCACCGGTCTTTGGAATGATGTCCAGGCCGAGGCCTTTGGGCCGATCGTCGCCAGCATCGAAAAGGCGGGCGCCGTCGCAGGGATCCAGATCGGCCACGCCGGCCGCAAGGCCAGTGCAAACCGTCCTTGGGAAGGCGACGATCATATCGCCGGTAGCGATCCGCGCGGCTGGGAAACCATCGCACCGTCCGCCATCGCGTTCGGCGGCGGCTTGGCGAAGGTGCCGCGCGCCATGACGAAGGCCGACATAGATCGCGTCCGTGGCGATTTTGTCGCTGCAGCGATCCGCGCGCGCGACATCGGATTCCACTGGCTCGTGCTGCATTTTGCTCACGGCTATCTCGGCCAGAGCTTCTTCTCGCCGCATTCGAACCAGCGCGACGACGAATATGGCGGCAGCGCCGATAACCGTGGACGCTTTCTCCTCGAGACGCTGGCGGCTGTTCGTGAAGTCTGGCCCGAGGATCGTCCGCTGACGGCTCGCTTCGGCGTCATCGAGTTTGACGGTCGCGACCAGGAAACCCTGCGGGACGCGATTGATCTCGTTGGAAAATTCAAGGAGGCCGGCCTCGACTTCATCGACGTCAGCCTCGGCTTCTCAACCCCGGCCGCCAATATTCCCTGGGGTCCAGGGTTCATCGCGCCTTACGCCGATCAAGTCCGCAAGGCCACTGGCCTCCCCGGTGCCGCAAGTTGGAACATCACTCAACCGGAGCAAGCGGACGAACTCATCCGAAGCGGGCAGCTTGACCTGGTTATGATCGGCAAAGCGATGCTCGCCAATCCGCATTGGCCCTACGAAGCCGCGCGCAAGCTCGGTGTCGAGCGTCCGGCCTGGACATTGCCTGCCCCCTACGCACATTGGCTCGCATCCTACCGCGCTGCCTGA
- the betA gene encoding choline dehydrogenase yields MQQADFVIIGSGSAGSALAYRLSEDGKNSVIVIEAGGSDFGPFIQMPAALAWPMSMKRYNWGYLSEPEANLNNRRITAPRGKVIGGSSSINGMVYVRGHAEDFNRWEELGASGWAYADVLPYFKRMEHSHGGEEGWRGTDGPLHVQRGGFTNPLFQAFVEAGKQAGFETTEDYNGSKQEGFGLMEQTIFGGRRWSAANAYLRPALKRQNVGIVYGFAQKIVIEDGRATGVEIERNGRIEVVKANREVIVSASSFNSPKLLMLSGIGPGQHLQDMGIAVKADRPGVGANLQDHMEFYFQQVSTKPVSLYSWLPWFWQGVAGAQWLLSRGGLGASNQFEACAFLRSAPGLKQPDIQYHFLPVAISYDGKAAAKSHGFQVHVGYNLSKSRGSVSLRSADPKADPVLRFNYMSNAEDWEKFRHCVRLTREIFGQSAFNDYRGPEIQPGESVQSDEEIDAFLREHLESAYHPCGTCRMGAKDDPMAVVDPQTRVIGVDGLRVADSSIFPHVTYGNLNGPSIMTGEKAADHILGKQPLARSNQEPWVNPRAAVSDR; encoded by the coding sequence ATGCAACAAGCAGATTTCGTCATCATCGGCTCGGGCTCCGCCGGCTCCGCCCTCGCCTACCGTCTGTCGGAAGACGGCAAGAACAGTGTCATCGTCATCGAGGCGGGCGGCAGCGATTTTGGGCCGTTCATCCAGATGCCGGCAGCGCTTGCCTGGCCGATGAGCATGAAGAGATATAACTGGGGTTATCTATCCGAGCCGGAGGCGAACCTCAACAACCGGCGCATCACCGCGCCGCGCGGCAAGGTGATCGGCGGTTCCTCGTCGATCAACGGCATGGTCTATGTGCGCGGTCATGCCGAGGATTTCAACCGCTGGGAAGAGCTCGGCGCCAGCGGCTGGGCCTATGCCGACGTGCTTCCCTATTTCAAGCGGATGGAACATTCGCATGGCGGCGAAGAGGGCTGGCGCGGCACCGACGGGCCGCTGCATGTCCAGCGCGGCGGCTTCACCAATCCGCTCTTCCAGGCCTTCGTCGAGGCCGGCAAACAGGCAGGCTTCGAGACGACGGAGGATTATAACGGCAGCAAGCAGGAAGGCTTCGGGCTGATGGAGCAGACCATCTTCGGCGGCCGCCGCTGGTCTGCCGCCAATGCCTATCTGCGACCGGCGCTGAAACGGCAGAATGTCGGGATCGTCTACGGCTTTGCGCAGAAGATCGTGATCGAGGACGGGCGGGCGACCGGCGTCGAGATCGAACGCAACGGCAGGATCGAGGTGGTGAAGGCCAACCGCGAGGTGATCGTCTCGGCCTCCTCCTTCAATTCGCCGAAGCTCTTGATGCTGTCGGGCATCGGTCCCGGCCAACATCTGCAGGACATGGGCATTGCGGTGAAGGCCGACCGGCCGGGCGTCGGCGCCAACCTGCAGGACCATATGGAATTCTACTTCCAGCAGGTCAGCACCAAGCCGGTGTCGCTCTATTCCTGGCTGCCGTGGTTCTGGCAGGGGGTGGCCGGCGCCCAATGGCTGCTCTCGCGCGGCGGGCTCGGCGCCTCCAACCAGTTCGAGGCCTGCGCCTTCCTGCGCTCGGCGCCGGGGCTGAAGCAGCCCGACATCCAGTATCATTTCCTGCCGGTGGCAATCAGCTATGACGGCAAGGCGGCGGCGAAGAGCCACGGCTTCCAGGTCCATGTCGGCTATAACCTGTCGAAATCGCGCGGCAGCGTGAGCTTGCGCTCCGCCGATCCCAAAGCCGACCCGGTGCTGCGCTTCAACTATATGAGCAATGCCGAGGATTGGGAGAAATTCCGCCACTGCGTGCGCCTCACCCGCGAGATCTTCGGGCAGAGCGCCTTCAACGACTATCGCGGGCCGGAGATCCAGCCGGGCGAAAGCGTGCAAAGCGACGAAGAGATCGACGCTTTCCTGCGCGAACATCTGGAAAGCGCCTATCACCCTTGCGGCACCTGCCGGATGGGCGCCAAGGACGATCCGATGGCGGTGGTCGATCCGCAAACGCGGGTGATCGGCGTCGATGGCCTGCGCGTCGCCGACAGCTCGATCTTCCCGCACGTCACCTACGGCAATTTGAACGGACCGTCGATCATGACGGGAGAGAAGGCGGCCGACCATATCCTCGGCAAACAGCCGCTGGCGCGCTCGAACCAGGAACCCTGGGTCAACCCGCGCGCGGCCGTCAGCGATCGATAA
- the betI gene encoding transcriptional regulator BetI, producing MEPVRRKALVDAALRVIGDHGSLAVTMSDIARQAGVSPALAHHYFGSKEQLLIETIRSLLRQLRNDTVTALAAARTPRARLSAVIRVSFHADQFAPDTVAAWLAFYAEAQRSEETRRFLVIYARRLRSNLLADLKVLLPADAAERMAEGAAAMIDGLYIRQSLKSAPIGIEASIALTEDYLNALLATASPSPRSERGRPHRTTQGQMT from the coding sequence ATGGAGCCGGTACGCCGCAAGGCGCTTGTCGATGCGGCGCTGCGGGTGATCGGCGATCACGGCTCGCTTGCCGTCACCATGTCCGACATCGCCCGCCAGGCCGGCGTGTCGCCTGCCCTGGCGCATCATTATTTCGGCAGCAAGGAACAATTGTTGATCGAGACCATACGCTCGCTTCTAAGACAATTGCGCAACGATACGGTGACGGCGCTTGCGGCAGCCAGGACGCCGCGCGCGCGGCTTTCGGCCGTCATCCGCGTCAGCTTCCATGCCGATCAGTTCGCGCCGGACACGGTCGCCGCCTGGCTTGCCTTTTACGCCGAAGCGCAGCGCTCGGAAGAGACCAGGCGCTTCCTGGTGATCTATGCGCGACGGCTGCGCTCCAATCTGCTGGCCGATCTGAAAGTGCTGCTGCCGGCTGACGCCGCAGAACGCATGGCCGAAGGCGCTGCGGCGATGATCGACGGGCTCTATATCAGGCAAAGTCTGAAATCCGCGCCGATCGGCATTGAAGCTTCGATTGCGCTGACGGAAGATTATCTGAATGCGCTTTTGGCCACCGCCTCCCCTTCTCCCCGGAGCGAGAGGGGACGACCACATCGAACCACCCAAGGACAAATGACATGA
- the cysD gene encoding sulfate adenylyltransferase subunit CysD, whose protein sequence is MPDSRPDTELSNPQSAKAPLDPHLKALENESIHIFREVAAEFERPVMLYSIGKDSSVLLHLARKAFYPGRVPFPLLHVNTGWKFSEMIAFRDATAKKYDLDLIEHINPRGKAENITPFTHGSAAFTDIMKTEGLRQALDAGQFDAAFGGARRDEEASRAKERIYSFRTPDHRWDPRNQRPELWNIYNGMIRKGESVRAFPLSNWTEVDIWRYIQAEDIPLVPLYYAKKRPFVERDGMMILAEDPRLELLPGEVRQEGMIRFRTLGDFPLTGAIRSQATTLEEVIAELEIATVSERQGRAIDRDQSGSMEKKKREGYF, encoded by the coding sequence ATGCCCGATAGCCGTCCGGATACGGAACTCAGCAATCCGCAGAGCGCTAAGGCGCCGCTCGACCCGCATCTGAAAGCGCTGGAAAACGAATCCATCCACATCTTCCGCGAGGTTGCGGCCGAATTCGAGCGTCCCGTCATGCTCTATTCGATCGGCAAGGATTCCTCGGTGCTGCTGCATCTGGCGCGCAAGGCCTTCTATCCCGGCCGCGTGCCCTTCCCGCTTTTGCATGTGAACACCGGCTGGAAATTTTCCGAGATGATCGCCTTCCGCGACGCGACCGCGAAGAAGTACGATCTCGATCTGATCGAGCACATCAATCCGCGCGGCAAAGCCGAAAACATCACGCCGTTCACGCATGGATCGGCCGCCTTCACCGACATCATGAAGACCGAGGGCCTGCGCCAGGCGCTCGATGCCGGCCAGTTCGATGCAGCTTTCGGCGGCGCGCGGCGCGATGAGGAAGCAAGTCGCGCCAAGGAGCGCATCTATTCCTTCCGCACGCCCGATCATCGCTGGGATCCGCGCAACCAGCGGCCGGAACTCTGGAACATCTATAACGGCATGATCCGCAAGGGCGAGAGCGTGCGCGCTTTCCCGCTTTCGAACTGGACCGAGGTCGATATCTGGCGTTACATCCAGGCCGAGGACATTCCGCTGGTGCCGCTCTATTACGCCAAGAAGCGGCCGTTCGTGGAGCGCGACGGCATGATGATCCTGGCCGAAGATCCGCGCCTGGAACTGCTGCCCGGCGAAGTCCGCCAGGAAGGCATGATCCGCTTCCGCACCCTCGGCGACTTCCCGCTGACCGGCGCCATCCGCTCACAGGCCACCACCCTCGAAGAGGTGATTGCCGAACTCGAAATTGCAACGGTGTCCGAACGCCAGGGCCGCGCCATCGATCGCGACCAGTCCGGCTCCATGGAAAAGAAGAAGCGTGAAGGATATTTCTGA
- a CDS encoding SDR family NAD(P)-dependent oxidoreductase, with protein sequence MSASSLKPVALVTGASAGIGAIYAVRLAEKGYDLILVARRADRLGALSDKLGAAHGTKVEIVEADLTKDADVTRVEKVLMENSAITLLVNNAGNSTLAPVAKTTEADAAAMIALNVTALTRLTHAVLPAFLSRNHGAIINVASVLSFHALPISAIYSGTKGYVMNFSRGLQQELAETNVRLQLVMPAATATELWDLSGVPLASLNQATVMTSENLVDAALAGFDKGEDITLPSVADASLWDKFDQARSTLFAATQTGEPAPRYRAV encoded by the coding sequence ATGTCTGCATCATCGCTCAAGCCCGTCGCCCTCGTCACCGGCGCTTCCGCTGGCATCGGCGCCATCTACGCCGTGCGTCTCGCCGAAAAGGGGTATGACCTCATCCTCGTCGCCCGGCGGGCCGATCGTCTGGGGGCGCTCTCGGACAAGCTCGGCGCTGCCCACGGCACGAAAGTCGAGATCGTGGAAGCCGACCTGACGAAAGACGCCGACGTCACCCGCGTCGAAAAGGTGCTGATGGAAAATTCAGCGATCACGCTCCTCGTCAACAACGCCGGCAACTCGACCTTGGCTCCGGTCGCCAAGACCACTGAGGCAGACGCGGCCGCGATGATCGCACTCAACGTCACTGCGCTCACGCGGCTGACACACGCCGTTCTGCCTGCATTCCTCAGCCGCAACCACGGCGCGATCATCAACGTCGCTTCGGTCCTGTCCTTTCATGCCCTGCCGATCAGCGCGATCTACAGCGGCACTAAGGGCTATGTGATGAACTTCAGCCGGGGTCTGCAGCAGGAACTGGCTGAGACTAATGTCCGCCTGCAGCTCGTCATGCCGGCGGCGACGGCGACCGAACTCTGGGATTTGTCAGGCGTGCCGCTGGCGTCGCTCAACCAGGCGACCGTCATGACGTCCGAGAACCTGGTCGACGCCGCCCTGGCCGGTTTCGACAAGGGCGAAGATATCACGCTGCCATCCGTTGCCGACGCCAGTCTCTGGGACAAGTTCGACCAAGCCCGATCCACACTGTTTGCCGCGACGCAGACCGGTGAACCTGCGCCCCGTTACCGCGCCGTCTAG
- a CDS encoding MarR family winged helix-turn-helix transcriptional regulator — protein sequence MGKKLSIGDPGEELRAGRLSPPELLAELVCTNTALRRASRRLGQIYDDAVAPTGLKATQVGLLTQIAASHEGSHGWPTLLSLAERVAVSISALTHALRPLVRDGLIELMPDEHDGRTKHAMLTTSGEQRLHEALALWADANQRVEVVLGPSAAALRALADDVASPEFLEAYEARRILRG from the coding sequence ATGGGTAAGAAACTTTCGATTGGCGATCCGGGGGAGGAGTTGCGCGCAGGCAGACTGAGCCCGCCGGAGCTCCTGGCCGAACTCGTGTGCACAAACACCGCCCTTCGACGCGCGTCACGGCGGTTGGGGCAGATCTATGATGACGCGGTGGCGCCAACCGGCCTGAAGGCCACTCAAGTCGGACTTCTGACCCAGATAGCAGCGTCGCACGAGGGCAGCCATGGATGGCCAACCTTGCTATCGCTCGCCGAGCGCGTTGCCGTCAGCATTTCCGCTTTGACCCACGCACTTCGCCCGCTCGTCCGGGACGGACTGATCGAGCTCATGCCTGACGAACATGATGGCCGGACGAAGCACGCAATGCTGACGACATCTGGCGAGCAACGCCTGCACGAGGCATTGGCCCTGTGGGCTGATGCCAATCAGCGCGTCGAGGTGGTGCTGGGTCCTTCCGCGGCTGCGCTTCGCGCGCTGGCCGATGACGTCGCCTCTCCGGAGTTTCTGGAAGCTTATGAAGCTCGTCGCATTCTGAGAGGCTGA
- the betB gene encoding betaine-aldehyde dehydrogenase → MKAQPKASHFIDGEYVEDTDGTVIESLYPATGEVIARLHAATPAIVERAIAAAKRAQPEWAAMSPMARGRILKRAADIMRERNRALSELETLDTGKPIQETVVADPTSGADAFEFFGGIAPAGLNGSQIPLGQDFAYTKRVPLGVCVGIGAWNYPQQIACWKAAPALVCGNAMVFKPSENTPLGALKIAEILHEAGLPKGLFNVIQGDRDTGPLLVNHPDVAKVSLTGSVPTGRRVAAAAAGNLKHVTMELGGKSPLIVFDDADLDSAVGGAMLGNFYSTGQVCSNGTRVFVQKALKAEFLKRLKIRTEAMLIGDPMDEATQVGPMVSWAQREKVISYIEKGKAEGATLIAGGGIPNNVSGEGYYVQPTVFADVTDDMTIAREEIFGPVMCVLDFDAEDEVIARANASEFGLSGGVFTADLTRAHRVVDRLEAGTLWINTYNLCPVEIPFGGSKQSGFGRENSLAALEHYSELKTVYVGMGPVVAPY, encoded by the coding sequence ATGAAAGCCCAGCCGAAAGCCTCGCACTTCATCGATGGCGAATATGTCGAGGATACCGACGGCACCGTCATCGAGAGCCTCTATCCGGCGACCGGCGAGGTGATCGCCCGGCTGCATGCCGCAACGCCCGCGATCGTCGAACGGGCGATCGCCGCGGCCAAACGCGCCCAGCCGGAATGGGCGGCGATGAGCCCGATGGCGCGCGGGCGCATCCTGAAGCGGGCGGCCGACATCATGCGAGAGAGAAACCGGGCGCTCTCCGAACTCGAAACGCTCGATACCGGCAAGCCGATCCAGGAGACTGTTGTCGCTGACCCGACCTCGGGTGCGGATGCCTTCGAATTCTTCGGCGGCATTGCGCCGGCCGGTCTCAACGGTTCGCAGATCCCGCTCGGCCAGGATTTTGCCTATACCAAACGGGTGCCGCTCGGCGTCTGCGTCGGCATCGGCGCCTGGAACTATCCGCAGCAGATCGCCTGCTGGAAAGCTGCGCCGGCGCTTGTCTGCGGCAATGCCATGGTGTTCAAACCGTCCGAAAACACGCCGCTCGGGGCGCTGAAGATCGCCGAGATCCTGCATGAGGCAGGACTGCCGAAGGGGCTCTTCAATGTGATCCAGGGCGATCGCGATACCGGGCCGCTGCTGGTCAACCATCCCGATGTCGCCAAGGTGTCGCTGACCGGCTCGGTGCCGACCGGGCGCAGGGTCGCAGCGGCTGCGGCCGGCAACCTCAAGCACGTGACGATGGAACTCGGCGGCAAGTCGCCGCTGATCGTTTTCGACGATGCCGATCTCGATTCGGCGGTCGGCGGCGCGATGCTCGGTAATTTCTATTCGACCGGCCAAGTCTGCTCGAACGGCACACGCGTCTTCGTGCAGAAGGCTCTTAAGGCCGAGTTCCTGAAGCGGCTGAAAATCCGCACTGAGGCGATGCTGATCGGCGACCCGATGGACGAGGCGACGCAGGTGGGGCCGATGGTCTCCTGGGCGCAGCGCGAGAAGGTGATCTCCTATATCGAGAAGGGCAAGGCCGAGGGCGCAACACTCATTGCCGGCGGCGGCATTCCGAACAACGTCTCCGGCGAAGGCTATTATGTGCAGCCGACGGTGTTTGCCGACGTCACCGACGACATGACCATCGCCCGCGAGGAGATCTTTGGCCCCGTGATGTGCGTACTCGATTTCGACGCCGAGGACGAAGTGATTGCCCGCGCCAATGCCAGCGAATTCGGCCTCTCCGGCGGCGTCTTCACCGCCGACCTCACCCGCGCCCACCGCGTCGTCGACCGGCTGGAAGCGGGCACGCTCTGGATCAACACCTATAATCTCTGCCCGGTGGAAATCCCCTTCGGCGGCTCGAAACAATCCGGCTTCGGCCGCGAGAATTCGCTGGCCGCGTTGGAGCATTATTCCGAGCTGAAGACGGTTTACGTGGGCATGGGGCCGGTGGTGGCGCCTTATTGA
- a CDS encoding type II toxin-antitoxin system HigB family toxin yields the protein MHIITQKKIWEAKDRWPQTANALDTWYRLMKSSEPTDFADMKSLFPATDKVGQHHVFDIGGNKLRLIAVVHYKFRKVYIQRIMDHAEYDKGAWKG from the coding sequence ATGCACATCATCACACAGAAAAAGATCTGGGAGGCGAAAGACCGATGGCCTCAAACAGCCAATGCCCTGGATACTTGGTATCGACTGATGAAGTCGTCAGAGCCGACAGACTTCGCCGACATGAAGTCACTGTTTCCGGCAACGGACAAAGTCGGGCAGCATCACGTGTTCGACATTGGCGGCAACAAGCTGCGCTTGATCGCGGTGGTGCACTACAAATTTAGGAAGGTCTATATTCAGCGGATTATGGATCATGCCGAGTACGACAAAGGCGCATGGAAGGGTTAG
- a CDS encoding DUF6152 family protein, whose product MLSMAFATGAMAHHGWSWAEADQIELAGIIEKISMGGPHPTLDVATANDGVWLVELGNPRQTERSGFVEGVAKPGDQVLALGNRSQDPKEKRLKAVRLTIGEKRYDIYPDRIKTN is encoded by the coding sequence ATGCTGTCGATGGCTTTCGCCACCGGCGCAATGGCCCATCACGGCTGGTCCTGGGCCGAGGCGGACCAGATCGAACTTGCCGGCATCATAGAGAAGATTTCCATGGGCGGACCGCATCCGACCCTCGATGTCGCGACTGCCAATGACGGCGTCTGGCTGGTCGAGCTCGGCAATCCGCGCCAGACGGAACGCTCCGGCTTCGTCGAAGGTGTGGCCAAGCCCGGCGACCAGGTGTTGGCCCTTGGAAACCGTTCGCAGGATCCAAAGGAGAAGCGGCTGAAGGCGGTGCGTCTCACCATCGGCGAAAAGCGCTACGATATCTATCCTGACCGCATAAAGACGAACTGA
- a CDS encoding helix-turn-helix domain-containing protein, whose amino-acid sequence MSALVKLVSEHWTYVAPLLAMPANEAEYDHLVKQLDEILAEVGDDEDHPLALLASRMADLVEAYDEQNRPMPPVTGADALRYVMEERSLGQSELPEVGAQSVVSEILSGKRQINVRQARALSERFLIPASVFLSL is encoded by the coding sequence ATGAGCGCACTTGTAAAACTGGTAAGCGAGCACTGGACGTATGTGGCTCCTCTTCTTGCCATGCCGGCCAATGAAGCTGAGTATGATCATCTCGTGAAGCAACTTGACGAGATTCTCGCTGAAGTGGGCGACGATGAGGATCATCCTTTGGCGTTGCTTGCGTCTCGCATGGCGGACCTTGTTGAGGCCTATGACGAGCAAAACCGCCCAATGCCTCCGGTGACTGGCGCCGATGCGCTCCGTTATGTCATGGAGGAGCGCAGCCTTGGCCAGTCCGAGCTGCCGGAAGTGGGCGCTCAGTCCGTTGTGTCTGAGATTTTGAGCGGGAAACGACAAATCAATGTTCGACAAGCCCGCGCGCTGAGTGAGCGATTTCTGATACCGGCATCCGTATTTCTATCGCTCTGA
- a CDS encoding RrF2 family transcriptional regulator produces the protein MITQKAKYALRALTVLADADADEPVMISDIAAQQKIPKKFLEQILLDLKHHGVVASRRGKQGGYLLLKPAHTITFGEILRIIDGPLAPLPCLSITAYRRCDDCDGEQNCQIRHVFAKVADATRKVLFSTTIADAVAPTHSAEVTRLLA, from the coding sequence ATGATTACGCAAAAGGCGAAATATGCGCTGCGGGCGCTCACGGTCTTGGCTGATGCCGATGCCGACGAACCGGTGATGATTTCCGATATCGCGGCGCAGCAGAAGATCCCGAAGAAGTTCCTCGAACAGATCCTGCTCGACCTGAAACATCACGGCGTCGTCGCCAGCCGTCGCGGCAAGCAGGGCGGTTATCTCCTCCTGAAGCCCGCCCATACGATCACCTTCGGCGAGATCCTGCGTATCATCGACGGCCCGCTCGCTCCGCTTCCGTGTCTGTCGATCACCGCCTATAGAAGGTGCGACGATTGCGATGGCGAACAGAACTGCCAGATCCGCCACGTCTTCGCCAAGGTGGCGGACGCCACCCGCAAGGTGCTGTTCTCGACGACCATCGCCGATGCCGTCGCCCCAACGCACAGCGCCGAAGTCACCCGGCTGCTGGCCTGA
- a CDS encoding DUF6644 family protein, producing MIDILEWLSATTPAVALRHSGTLYMFVNAAHILAIGLLIGAILPLDLRLAGLFRKVPVEIVAPFLSRAAGVGLAAAIVTGFCLFSVRAVEYAANPAFLAKLGLIALGLLNLSIVHLGRGWKTAVSTGIVRPGLRFSAVLSAAVWIAAVLAGRWIGFL from the coding sequence GTGATCGACATTCTCGAATGGCTGTCGGCAACGACACCTGCGGTTGCGCTCCGGCACTCCGGAACACTCTACATGTTCGTCAACGCAGCCCATATCCTGGCGATCGGCCTTCTCATCGGCGCCATCCTGCCGCTCGATCTGAGGCTCGCCGGCTTATTCCGCAAGGTGCCGGTTGAGATCGTCGCGCCGTTTCTGTCACGCGCCGCCGGCGTCGGCCTTGCCGCGGCTATTGTCACCGGCTTCTGCCTCTTCAGCGTCCGGGCGGTCGAATATGCCGCCAATCCCGCCTTCCTTGCCAAGCTCGGGTTGATCGCGCTCGGCCTTCTCAACCTGTCGATCGTGCATCTCGGGCGAGGCTGGAAAACGGCGGTGTCGACAGGCATCGTCCGTCCCGGCCTGCGCTTCTCCGCCGTCCTGTCGGCCGCGGTCTGGATCGCTGCCGTGCTCGCCGGCCGCTGGATCGGATTTCTCTGA
- a CDS encoding phosphoadenylyl-sulfate reductase codes for MTAINPIVEGGPIAEAEALNDRLAGLDLAGRLSLVSGLGGRVVFTTSLGIEDQVITAEIGTHRLPIDIATQQTGRLFAETLSLIEETESQYDIHIHRFEPEKADIDAYAAQYGLNGFYESVEARHACCGVRKLKPLARALEGAAIWITGLRRGQSANRAETPFAEYDAERHLLKVNPLADWDLEAIKAFVSANGVPVNPLHQRGYPSIGCEPCTRAIKPGEPERAGRWWWEQDETRECGLHVAEEAAAIAAQ; via the coding sequence ATGACTGCTATCAATCCGATTGTAGAAGGTGGGCCGATTGCGGAAGCCGAGGCGCTGAACGACAGACTGGCGGGCCTCGACCTTGCCGGACGTCTGTCGCTGGTCTCCGGCCTCGGCGGCCGCGTGGTGTTCACGACGTCACTCGGCATCGAGGATCAGGTGATCACCGCCGAGATCGGCACGCACCGCCTGCCGATCGATATCGCGACGCAACAGACCGGCCGGCTGTTTGCCGAGACGCTGTCTCTGATCGAAGAGACCGAAAGCCAGTACGATATCCATATCCATCGTTTCGAGCCCGAGAAGGCCGATATCGACGCCTATGCGGCGCAATACGGCCTCAACGGCTTCTACGAGAGCGTCGAGGCCCGGCATGCCTGTTGCGGCGTGCGCAAGCTGAAGCCGCTTGCGCGTGCCCTTGAAGGCGCTGCGATCTGGATCACCGGCCTGCGCCGCGGCCAATCGGCCAACCGCGCCGAAACACCCTTTGCCGAATATGACGCCGAACGCCACCTCTTGAAGGTCAATCCGCTCGCGGACTGGGACCTGGAGGCGATCAAGGCCTTCGTTTCCGCAAACGGTGTGCCGGTCAATCCGCTGCATCAGCGTGGCTATCCCTCGATCGGCTGCGAGCCCTGCACCCGGGCGATCAAGCCCGGCGAGCCGGAACGCGCCGGCCGCTGGTGGTGGGAGCAGGACGAAACGCGCGAATGCGGCCTGCATGTCGCCGAAGAGGCCGCAGCGATCGCCGCACAGTAA
- a CDS encoding HdeD family acid-resistance protein, whose protein sequence is MTDVFEGTPTSSLQSKWIWFTGLGVLLLVCGLIALGNLMLATVVSVYYVGMLMLFGGVIYLVHAFQVRGWDHVLFWILSGLLYVLAGICAFINPILTSAALTLFLSLALVVAGVFRTWVGMRMKPTKGWRWIVASGVITALAGFVIALGWPVNSLWILGLFLAADLIVQGSTMIAFGLGIRS, encoded by the coding sequence ATGACCGATGTCTTTGAGGGGACGCCGACATCTTCGCTGCAGTCGAAATGGATCTGGTTTACCGGCCTCGGCGTGCTGCTGCTCGTCTGCGGTCTGATCGCGCTCGGCAATCTGATGCTCGCCACCGTCGTCTCGGTCTATTATGTCGGCATGCTGATGCTGTTCGGCGGCGTGATCTATCTCGTCCATGCCTTCCAGGTGCGCGGCTGGGATCATGTGCTGTTCTGGATACTGAGCGGCCTGCTCTATGTGCTTGCCGGCATCTGCGCCTTCATCAATCCGATCCTGACCTCGGCGGCGCTGACACTGTTTCTCTCGCTCGCACTCGTCGTCGCCGGCGTCTTCCGCACCTGGGTCGGCATGCGCATGAAGCCTACCAAGGGCTGGCGTTGGATCGTCGCAAGCGGTGTCATCACCGCCCTTGCGGGTTTCGTCATCGCGCTCGGCTGGCCGGTGAACAGCCTGTGGATCCTCGGCCTGTTCCTGGCGGCCGATCTCATCGTCCAGGGCTCGACGATGATCGCCTTCGGCCTCGGCATCCGCAGTTGA